The sequence below is a genomic window from Nicotiana tomentosiformis chromosome 6, ASM39032v3, whole genome shotgun sequence.
TTATGAAGAAAACTTGTGTGCTGATATTGATGATTCATGTATGAAAGGTGATATGTACAATgacttttttttgtgtgtgtagaAGTATATTCAACATTTACTGTCTCATTCTTCTGAAATCTAAGGAGGAGCCATCTTTGAGTGTTTCCCGGGCATCTGAGTCCATTCCCAGGGTGTTGAGTGCAGCTGCTTGAAGATAGAAAGCAGTTGGCCAATTGGAAAATTGTACTTGTGCTTGCATTGCATCTGCAAGAGCTTCTTGTGGTTTGTCGCTCATTAGATAACATAACGAGCGCCTTGCGAGCACAGTTGGGGACTTAACATTTCCACCCTCAAGAAACTGCAGTGCAAGCAAAACAAGCTGTTTGATCAATACTCAATTTTAGATGGCAGCTAGATCACTATATACACCTCAATCCCAAACAAGTCGGGGTTGACTATATTAATCTTCATTGACCATGTCGTTCTACTTAAGCTCATCTCAGGCCAATAAGTTCTCTATATTTTCTACTGGCATACAAGACTAAAAGATCCCTAGAAAACATAGGACCTAAAATAAACGTATTAACATGATCCCAACTAATTGGTGATATGACAGTTTCCGCTTTTTTAACATTTTAAGTTTGAAACAGGAGAGGTGCATGCATTATGCTTTTCCAAATTGATGGCTTACCTCTGTGTAACATTTGATTGCAGTAGTAAAATTTTTATCCCGAAATGCAGAATCGCCAGACTTCCTAGAATTCAGGGTTTCTTGTATTTGATTAGCCCACATCTGAAATGAAAGCTGCAAAAGGAAAAAAGAGTTTCACATAATGGGATCTGCTGTCACAGTAATGGCATTCTAATTAATAGCTGCAATTTGCTATAACTCAGAATGACATCCAGTGTTGCTTCGGACATTAGCGAGTACAAGAATATAAATCTGTAACTACAAAGCATCCTAAGCTAATTCAAGAGAAAGAATGACATCTTCACTTTTAGTTTCATTAGAACCAGGAAACTTCCCCTCATAGCATTTCCTGTTAAGGTATTCTTAGTATACTAACCTCATTAGCGATCCCCTCATCCTCTTTGTATCCAACCTTTTCTAAAATCTCATGTATGGCAGTTAAGTCTAATCTTGAACAAGCCTCACCAAGCGGCGTTAAAGGTACTTGGGAGGGTGAGGTGGTTTCATGAGCAATACTCATCAGAACGTTTGATGGAGCCTGTCGAGTCAAATAACATGTCAGTTTAAGTAAAATAATTTCAATCTGTTATCCATGTAAATGTAATTACAGTATACTCTCAACTTAGGGAACTTGAGCTGTTATAGACGATAGAAAAAGTAAAATGCATCAAGTCCAAAACGAAAGGACTAATTACGTACATCTTTTTCTTTCTGAAGAGATGTTAGAGAGGTCAGAAGAGATTTCACATTTGGCCTGTCATGAGGTTCATGTTGCAAACAACGTGAAGCAAGTTGCACTAACTCAGTCCCATCGTCATTTGAGAAGTGACCTTCCAAGCAAGAATCGATAAGCATCAGAAAATTCTTTCCCCGTATAAGGTCAAGTGCCTGCATAAGAAGAATTTGGGATCACAAACGCTTCAGTTGAAACTATTTAGGATTCAGATAATGATTGAATAAATCAGGCTATTGATAAACATGTTGTTGTTCAAAAACCAACAGAGCATGTTTAGGAGAAGTAACTGAAATCGAAGATAGTGGGCAATAACATATATTCTTCACATCAATTCAGATTTTTGAATCTCCAATCCCAAGACCTCGTGAAAATTATAACTTCAAACCAGCTCTTAAACTGATCAGAAAACTCAACTCCACGCTGCTATTTCATTTAGGAGAACAAGGTACTATAATTAAGTAAAATAGAGGAGATACTGTAAAATAAGTGGGAGATAATCAAGCCATAACATCTGAGTGTTTATCATCATATCCTTTTCTTTTTGTTAAGCTCAAACAAACAAAACCAAGAACTTACGTGGCTAGGAGGAATATGCTTCCCGCTAAGAAGATCAAGCAACAGGGCGCCAAAACTGTAAACCACACTCTCTGGGGTCACCTTACCTGCCATTACAATCACGTTAAAACATTGAACCAAATAAATAACTAACTGTATTGAAAAAGATGGATTATCTTCAATTGCTTTGATAAACACATGTTGAGTTTAGTCACTTATACTCATCGGACTTGTTTACTATTAAACTTCTTCATGTTATAGTATTAGACAAAAAACATGTTAAATcaaagaaaaatctagaaatggaCCATCTCTGAGCCAGCGACAACCCATTCATTCTCAAACTGATGTATAAGAACCAATATGAGTAAACGGAAACCAAGAGAAA
It includes:
- the LOC104090821 gene encoding serine/threonine-protein kinase BSK5-like → MGARCSNLCFCLWPSNIKSHVLYTSDIEKWAENEQLNLPAFREYGLEELKAATSSFSIDNIVSEHGEKAPNVVFKGQLAGNGRWIAIKRFHSSAWPDSRQFLDEAKAVGQLRSKRLANLLGCCCEGDERLLVAEFMRHETLSKHLFHWDNQPLKWAMRLRVALYLAQALDYCSSKGRELYHDLNSYRVLFDQDCDPRISCFGLMKNSRDGKSYSTNLAFTPPEYLKTGKVTPESVVYSFGALLLDLLSGKHIPPSHALDLIRGKNFLMLIDSCLEGHFSNDDGTELVQLASRCLQHEPHDRPNVKSLLTSLTSLQKEKDAPSNVLMSIAHETTSPSQVPLTPLGEACSRLDLTAIHEILEKVGYKEDEGIANELSFQMWANQIQETLNSRKSGDSAFRDKNFTTAIKCYTEFLEGGNVKSPTVLARRSLCYLMSDKPQEALADAMQAQVQFSNWPTAFYLQAAALNTLGMDSDARETLKDGSSLDFRRMRQ